cggacgcaggcagtcagcgtccggtgcttctggattcagcgtccggtcactggatcGACGCtagcatcagctctgttctcacttctatcttctccacccttgctccaatgtgccaaccaccaagaatttgcatccagcgcaatagaaaataggcatttcattttctcgaaagcgccttgtgcacatgtgttagcatattttcacaaatattatcaagggtgttagcactccactagatcctaaatgcatatgcaatgagttagagcatctagtggtactttgataactgcattccgatacgagtttcacccctcttaatagtacggctatcaaacctaaatgtgatcacactctctaagtttcttgatcaccaaaacaaaatagctcctatggtttatacctttgccttgagccttttgtttttctctttcttcatttcaagtttaagcccttgatcatcgccatgccatcaccattgtcatgctatgatcttcattagcttcttctacttgaagtgtgctacctatgttatgagcacttgataaactaggttagcacttagggtttcatcaattcaccaaaaccaaactagagctttcacctaggCTCGtcattattccagctcggtcgacataaccctcactctccacgcacccaagacacacgcagcacgctctcACACCACCTAgtctggcacccatagccaaaccatccccagggggttcaccaccaacatcatatccccgatataatgcgaagtggagttaataataagtatagtggtgtaatatgcaagcaagcaggtaagtaagcatatataagtgagcAAATGTGCAAAGCAGGGTgatgtggtagagtgggttgcatcaggggaataatggctcaggtagtagcatgcatcaaagtactagcaaaggaataattataaagtgctagcagttctagatattatgcaatgtctaataggattctctaaaagagggtgctgccatgacacctatgatgtagaggtagtagtggtacaattctccatctaTTGGTGTTCAATCAGCGGGGTCGTCTCCTCTTGAGTCGACTCCAGTCCACAGTCCTTGTCGTCGTTCCCGTTCTCTTGATCCGATCGCTAGCTACTTCATGAAGCGACATGCAAAGCTAGAGAACAcacaacactcgaaaagacgacaAGACATAGGGTGACCCAATAATACCAATGGCACACTAAAAGATTCatagcttagccctctcggcggttgtccgatttcctcgggccaagaatcacaagtggtggtttgctaagcacaagcttaagtcatggccaagccggtatggctttacgataaatggtttaagccagagcttacccagagcaaacaccatggctcaTGATCTTTCGATCCCGTGTCATTGActtgacggggattggaagtcgagccccaagaaagaagaatgaCGGGGTtcagctcttatagccttatcccacAGGTCAtaattggacacgagtagcaaacaagaacgattaacactattgtagcttggctccaatgtacttcggctcgcccgctatggtagaaagcgatagcgcaaagagattggacatcagTGGGTTCTCTCGATCCTCATGACATAATAACATCGGGAGCTaagaagagagttgctcagcaaaacaaaagaaacGAGGGTTAGCTAggtacatccatgtcatgttctcagacacatcttcgagAAGATGATTTTAGACAGCCGATCGGGTCAacacgcacgggtccgaggtatgacatagactatagcttcgctaGCTAAAAGAGATAgtctggtctttgatccaatcgccatggacacggtgggatcgaacagagcggctaatagggcaataacagcaAGGAACTGAGGTCTGCTCCTTCCAACACACACACCACGACAGAAGACAGGGCATTggaaggagcgactcactaaagagtacaagtgcgcaaaaccactcgtagggtacctgaCTTAGGTGCACTagcactaagacatctctctaattcatagtggtgcggttgtcaccgcgagaatcaaggaaatgcgatggtcatacaaggtataagcatacgggggtttgtgcacgaagaggcaagtaaaagtaAAAGAGTGGCGTAACTCCATGGTCATGGCAAGGCAAACTCAtggccacaagctataccaacgGGTTGGCACCCATTGTTCCACGATTGTCATCTctaggtcatctcccataggacttggtcatggagggctcacggcgtgcgggtgatatccgcatcgatgttagtatcgacatcgaatccatcacgaccatgttcaaGGGCCAaaggcaggagctaacactcgtggtactatgaagccaactaaaaagcgatgggtcgagttacactcggcatcacggtcatggtgagatggatcccgcgatcgtaacgtccgaacgaggtacgatccctcagtcGGCTCAAAGGCTCGGCACataggcaacaacaccaacaatcaacgataagaaccaaacatgaccgaagacgcaacaactcgacacgactgaggagtagcacattccatagttgGGGATAGGCAGACCTACACAAGGGCATGgtgtagatagatatagatagatcaagatcatgtattgtaagtggacgaacgagtataagaatgagcgggaaggggctttcgtcggtggtcggagatgtcaccgaggtggtcggtgagatcaccaTCATGGTTggaaggctggccgaggtggtcggaaggctggccgaggtggtcaGAGAGCTTTGCTAACGTGGTCAGTGAGATCGCGAAGGTGGTCGGAGTGATCATcaacgtggtcggtgagattgccgaagtggtcggaaaggttgccaacgtggtcgaaaaggttgccgaggtggtcggagagtacTTAAGGGTTGGTCCACATCGTGGTGCTCGtctttagaaaaattatgaaactggtttcataattttttgacaacgtatgaattttctatgaattttggAGATTAAATCCATTCCTAAAAAAGAAGAGGGAGGCCACGGTTTCTACTGGGCCGCCACTAGGCTACTGCCGGGCTTGGCTTACGCGAAGAGGAAAGGTAGGCCAGCCTGTTTGTCGACCCAACTACAAGGAAGAGAGAGGGGGGCCAACACAGGGCCACTGGGCCGATGTTGTAGCTGCTGCAGTTGGcccaagagagaagagagggagctGGTGCTGGGCATTGGGCTGGCTGGCCTTGGTGCTTTCCTGCAAGCCACTCAGCAAGGTAGGGTCTGGGACTAGGGCTGCTCGCGACGCGCGTGTCCGCGGTGATGGTGTCATGCGCGACATTCTCTGAGGCCTTGGGTGAGCAGCTCACGACCGTGCCCAGCAGTGCTTGACCAAAGAGCCTGGGGACACGGACACAGTGCACGCTTGGCTCACCGTGACACTACTCGGTGCATGAGTGCCAGCATGGCCAAGGTCGGCCTTTGGGTCTGTGTGTGCGTGCGTCCGAGCGGTGGCCATGGTCGTGAGTGTGGTGGCAGGGTCCGGGGTCACGGAGGTGTAGGGGTCGGCTGAGCTCACCATGGTGAGGCCGCGATGGCAGTGCCATGCCGTGGACGTGAGGGTGAGGTGGTATGTGCCCGGGCGTGGTCATGGCCACGACGAGGTTCACCGATGGCGTGGCATCGAGGCAAGGCAGGGCCTTGTCAAGCGATGGCAGTGGCTAGTGTGGGTGCCAGCGCGGTGTGCTACTGACATGGGCAAGTGGTGTGTGGTGCTCCTGGCCATGTATGTGAGTGCACATGTGTGAGTGCATAAGCGGTGCGGTGACCATGAACGACCGTGTGCTCCTGTGCTTGCGACGTGAACCACGAAGACGGCCGGGCAGGTCTGGGAAAGGAAAAAGGCTGGGTTTGGGCGATCACCAGTGGCTTGCCGGCGGTGTGCAGGCAAACAAGGTCAGTGGCTCGAAGGCTAGTTAGGCAAGTGTCAAGACATCAGACAAGGGCAAGGTTTGGAGAAGGCTCACCGTCCGCTTGTGAAGGCCGTGATGGAGTTGAGGTGGATGGCGGCTCGATGTGGTGTCGACGCCGGGGCTTGACGCGGATccatggttgtgaggtcatggaGTTCCCGTGGTCGCGCAGCTCGAGGACGCGCCTAGCGTTGTAGGCTTGACGGCGAGGTCACATGGTGTAGGTCGGGCCCAGTGCAGGCAGCGCTGAAGTCGCGTCGTTGCCAAACGCGCGTGCTCACGGTTCAGCACAGAGCTCCGGCTGGCGACGAGGGGCTCTGAGGGATCGTCCCGGCGTGCTCcgattcctcttcttctccttcctctctcctttcttcctccctctccctcactcttGCTTGGTGCGGTTTGGGTGCGTGGAGGCCACCGGTGGCGTCGTGGGCATGGGGAATGCTAGGGCACTGGCTCGAGGCTCTTATAGCGGGGCTACGTCCATGGTAGGTCGGTGGACGGCAGATGAAGATGGAGGGACGATTGGAGGGCTTGGATGCACCAGGGATAGGGTTTGGGGGCCGCGGTGCGATCATGGGCGTTTTGGTACTCCCGAATTTCATAGACCGTGGCTCGACAAGGAGGGAATAGGGGTGGCAGGTGGTGGTGTCATCCATGGCCATGGCTGTTGCGCGCCAGGCGAGCACGAGGCTGGTCGGGGTTCCAGGCACCGCGGATCGGCGATGTGGCAGCCATCCAAGGGGGTGTGCAGGGTTGGTGGCTCGACACGGACAGTGGGGAGTGGCGCTGGGGCCTGGGATCCTTCCCATGTGCCGGTGCTCTGCTTTTGGGCGCAAAACAGAGGAGAGGGGGAGTGgttggaggaaggggatgaccggCGGGGTCGTGCTGTCAGCGGCCGTGGGATGAAGGCGAAGCCGTCCTGGATCAGGCGCGTGGCTGGGCCTTCTTGCTGGGCTGGGCTACGCTACTGCATTCGCATGCTGGGGCTGACCTGCTGGCGGGGCCGTGCGGTCTGTGGGTGCAAGCAGCAGGCCAGCAACGGTGGTTGGCGGGCTAGGCTAGGCAGTGGGGTAGGCTGCGGCTGCACGCAAGGATGAGCAGGCCGATCAGGCTAGGCCACGCGGTTGCTCTTGGCCAAAATGGCCTTTTCCATTTCCCCCTCTTTTCTAAGTCTTTTCTATTTCTACTTTTCCATTCTAACTATACCTTGGGTCTCTATGAGTGTATACATGCGTTGCCAAGCATGAATAcatcctagtggggtccactaagGGTCATTAGGGTTTAGGGGGTCCAATGTCAAGGGTTGGCATCGATGGGCATCGATTTACAAGGAAGGTCGATTGGCTTTATGAGTTAGGTTAAGGGATTCGAATAAGGTTCAAAAGCAAAAGATGAACTGAGAGAGAGGAGAAAAGGATTCTTAAGATATTCTAGAAGGGATCAAcaggatttgctacggacttgtgtactccaacacaaaacactaaaccaacaaaGGAACTCTggcaaactcctacaagtaattctatatgtatgcaataatttatttataaattgttctttgtttgatctagcatctacatgcttcacatattgcaggaaaaattttaaatAGTTCGCATTTTTGGGTTTTCCGGAGAATTCCGGGTTGTTACAGCAGCGAGGCACGGCGTAGTGAGCAGGGGTGTAGCGCAGTGATGGGACGGTAGCGGCAGCGTCACAGTGCGGCGGGCAGCTAGGCGTAGGGGGCGGGGTGTGGCGGCTCGCGTTGATAGCTAGCTGGCGCACCTGAGCGGGCAGCCTGCGGCAGTAACGGCTAGCCAGCGCGTGCCCACGCACGCGCGTGCACGCGTCGATGCCACGACGATGGGACAGCGGGCCCGATGACCGCGCACAGACCGAGAAGTCGGCCGAGAACGCACTGTGCACGGGTTTTAAAGCACTCGAAACCTCTAACAGTTGCTCCAATCCCCAAACCCACTTCGCTACACCTTAGGGAGtccattaggctactaaaacaagccatagtACTTCACtattccttaacccaatctcttacgataaattgctaaacatagcagtgtctaataGTCGGCAGACTTAAAAAATTCTAAATGTTTGAGCTGAAATTGACTTCCATttacgatttctaagctagtggaaatattagctagtaatatcatttttcgaccgcgagtatttcattatcatctacaaagtttgcacttcgaaccttatttaagtatcacatacatgttctataacatttttgcttaataaaaattggttttaaaccttgAGTGATATAACATGACCATTGAATTAACTTTTATTTCACATTTtcgttgatcgtttcgagttacggaaattgatctacactctttattacatgcattaacatataaacatgatgctcatgatatgttttagtaaatgatttacagtgtaacaccgagggtgttacattatCGCGCCCGCCCCACCCTGCCCTCTGTACGTCGTCGCCTAGCTCCATACGGCTCATGCGGCATCGCCTTCTGCGCGCTACCGAGCTCCGTATTGCTAGCGAGCTCCACGCCGTTGAGATCCACATTGCCGGCGAGCTCCATGCCGCCGAGATCTGCGCTACCGACATTCGCGCCATCGGCTAGCTCCACGCACTGCCATCGAGCTCTATGTGTCGATGAGCCTCCGTTCACAtaaggagatgttgcgctgaaaagCCTATGTTGCAGGCCTATTTTTcgaatgtttcaggtgtttcgaGCGCGTGTTGCAGGTGTTGTGTTGCAAGGAGATGTTGCTCTAAAAGTCTATGTTTTcaattgtttcaagtgtttcgagAGCATTTTGCATGTGCATTAGGCACATGTTGCAGGTGTTGTGTTTACGGATGTTGCAACAATCATATTATACATGTGTTCAACAGTAATCTAGGCATATTTTAGTAGTATATCGCCGATGTTGCAGCAACGATATTGTACATATTTCAATAGTAATCCAGGCATGTTTCATTAGTATATCGCCGATGTTGCAGCGGTGGGCCCCAAGGGTGTTCGTGCGGAAGCCAACATCCTTTGCGCGCCGTTGCGCCGCCCCCACCCATCCTCTATGCCTGTTAGAGAATGAAAAGATCTGAGAACAATTTTCATACAAATGAATGTTCAAATGATAATTTAGAAAATGAATTTTAGAAAGACTTTTGAAGATGTTATTAGAGTTGGAGATGTACTAAACAACCTCctagttagggatgaaaacggtacggatatttttcgaccgtattcgaggtcaaattcgtttagaggggtttagatctgtccgtatccgagtccggatattcaacatccgataccatatctatattcgaatactcaaatagcatatttatgctgtcgatatctaatcgtatcctatccggcatggttgacactatccatattcgaatccgaattcagacaaaaatataaaaataaatataatatcagtgatatctgtccgtatccgatacGTTTTCATCccgtaaaaaaaagaaaaaagtggGATCTCGATCGTGTCCACGCGACCACACCTGTTTTTAACTCATCGAATAACTGAACCGGTAAACCGCGTAGGAAAGGAAACCAAGTCCGCGGACCCGCGGTGGCCCGTGTATCGATCCGGGCCCGCACGTGGGCCGAATCCTATAAGAACAAAGGGCTCCCCACCTGCGCCCCTCCGtcttcctccccttctctccGACAGCGAACTCGGGACTCGCAGCCGAGAAGGGAGAACTCGTCGCGACGAATAGAGAAGAACCTGAGGTGGTCCCGAATCAGAGGTGGAAGAAGGTGGGTTCAGGAGGAAGCCAGCCTGCAGCCACCATGAGGCGCGGCTCGAAGAAATCGTCGTCGTCTGCCGCGACCGCCAGCGCTGGTAAAGCCCCACCCCTGGATCCCTCCCTCCTTCCCTTAGCTCCTTGATCGGCTCGCTAGTTCCCAGGCAGCGCGGATGGGTCCCTGTTTTCCCAGATTGGTTGCGCGTGTTGTTTCCTCTGGAAGATCCAATCCCGAGACTGCGCCGTGCTGGAGCGCACTCGATGGTTCGATTTTTCGATTGTCTAATTCGGTATATGGGAGCTATGAATCGTCCTTTTCGAGATTGGAAGGGTTTGGGGGTAGATTCCGGTTTTTATTTTGACGATTTGGCGTTGTGGTTGTAAGAGAAGGGTGTTTGAATCTTGGACTGAATTTGATGTGGAATTCGCCGTGGATtcctttatctgatgataacagATTTGTCTTCGTTGTAAAGAGGATGCAATCTGCAGGTCTAGTCTTTGCCAACCTATGTGAATTTATTTGTATGTGAAGATAAAGAGCAAAAACTTGCACTAATGACCCATTTTACGGCATCTCTTGTGATTTCTGGACTATGAGAACCTTAGATTGCGGATTGCTGTTTGAAGTGTGAGttgtatgatttttttttctgaaatgaAGAAGTATTTGTTAGTTGCAATCAGTGTGGTGGCCATATAACCTTCTATTGATAGGTTAATAACTGTAGGAAGTTAAGTTTCATGATTGAGTCCTTCTCTCGGTAGTTTTGTGTGGTGGTAAAGAACTACGAGATGGCTTTCTTTCCATAATTAAGATTAACCTATAGGTTGTATGTGATCACAGTTAACACTAGCTCGATTGCTCCTTTTTCCGCTTTATCACTTAACTCAGATCCCCTTATGCTGGCTCATCTCCCAATCAACTAGTTTGATTTTTCTCATTGTGCATGGGCATTTATTAGCTCTCATGATTTCACATTGACTTTCTCTAATATTCAATTACACTCTATGAATCCTTGAATTTGAGAAGCTTGATCAAGTTCTAATCATGTAAATATAAGTTCTTTAaaagggcgtacctagtgcagagagctcccgctttgtgcgtggtctggggaagggtgttagtggcaagccttaccctcgcctgtgcaatgcgaggagaccgcgactcgaacccgggaccttccggtcacaggcggtaagactctaccgcttgcaccaggcccgcccttcaaataTAAGTTCTTTAATTAATTTCAAATAATCTACCCATCAGCTGTTCTTGCTTGGTTAATTTtagttttcattttatttttacTACATTTACCATTGCAGTATACTGTTTTTCAAATGCATTGGAGTAGGGGATCTTGTGTTCTCTGTTTTAGGGTATGAATATATGAATGAATACTAAACAAACAATTATATTTAGGTGCGGAACAAGTAAATGAAaaacaaaacagaaaaagaaaaggagtcaGTACAAACCTGACCAGCAGGAAAGCACAACGTGGTGAGCTGCACTGATTCCTTTTCTTCTTCAATTAATTGTCAAATTGCTTATTCTTATCTGTCTTAGTGTGCTAAGAGTGTGCATGTTTGTATTTCTACATGCATGGATTTGTGTGTCCCTACAAAACATGGCCAGATTCATTGTTGTGTTCCAACTTCCAAGTTATGTTCTTAGGCTAACCTTAAGCTTTACAGAGTGCTATGATGTCTTCTAGCCAAATTGACCCCACAAATACACAATGTGCACAtgatggaaaaataatatttgccTTGTTTTATTGTTTGCAATGGATGAGTGGGGCCTCATATGATACTTGAAATTTTGGACCGTTTCATTTATGTCAAGCTGTTACTTTCTTTCTGTAGTTTCTGTTCTTTCCTGAGCTATCATCTAGAAACTGGAATTATCTAATGTACACATGTAATTACTGCCATCAACTTAATTTTGGCATCTATATTTGCGCTTTCTATTTATCTGTTTGTGAACATTTTCACTATTATTTCCAGGCCCTACTAAAGCAGTTTCCAAGGAAGTAGAACGGATTGATCAATTTTTCTATACTTATGCAGATAACTCATCTGGCATGATTGAGTAAGTTTTTGTCTACTGATTCTCAATGCTTTGCCACTTTATGTTTGCTGCTCATGAATATCCCCCTTTTTATCATATGGGTGATGAGCGGGCTCTTTTTCTTTTTAATGAGCTTAGCTAATAGCTCCAATTTTGTGGCAACCATATTGTTCCCAACTGAACACTACTGTAACTTTGAAATGATTTTCGCTATTGTACCATGACATCAAATTTGTCAAATCAAGATAGATTTTGCATATTTGTTCACAATTGTAAAGTAAACCCAACAGAGAAGCTTTAAATATAATTGCTACTGTAGGAAGGACCACATTGTGGTGAGTTGTAATTTGCCAATTAAGGGCAGTACCCTTTTGGTCAGTTAACTATTGGCTTTGAAGTTCTAGCTGGTAGTAATTTTTGTTTCATATATGATAATTTTGTTCAGATCCATCATTGCAACCAGTTGGAGGTGTTGTCTACCAAAGCAGCACATAGTAGTTGTCTTATATAGGCTCATTTATATAGCCATCTATGTACTTGATAGATATCACAAGATCTACTTGTGGTTTTTCTGCAAGCAATTAGATATGTTGTTTTTTCAAGCCCTATGCTGTATGACCTTTTCCCCCCCTTAATTGCTCACTTCATGCAACCGCCTGCCCTTAAAGTTGCATTGCATGCACTACAGAGCTTGGAGAGGCATGTCAATTATACTAATGCAACGTTACTGATCATATTTTCTCCTGCTGGAACAGCCCAGAAGGCATTGAAACACTCTGTTCTCACCTTGAAGTTCCCCACACCGATGTTAGGATTCTAATGTTAGCATGGTATATGTCATCTGTTCTCTAAAATTTCCAATTTTGTTCATTTCTTTCACAAATATCTAACAAATCCTATTTACAGGAAAATGGGCTGTGAGAAGCAAGGTTATTTTACCTTGGTATGCATTACATACTGCTATTCAAGTGTTCATTGAAGTGTTCTAATAGTAAAGGATTGTTCTATGCTTTCAAGTGCTGACTAATACTACATGTTTTTATGTTATCAGGATGAATGGAGAGCTGGCTTGAAAGCTCTTCGAGCTGACAGTATCAGTAAACTGAAGAAAGCATTTCCAGAACTGGTTCAAGAGGTGATTCTGTCTCCCCAAATATTATCTTATGTTCAAGTGAGCTATGCATGTCAGAGATTTAATTTATGGAGTGAAGAAATTGCTTTGTTATCAAGAACTTCCATCTAACAGATATATCATAAGATTTTGCCACCTTGTGATTGTAATGGACAATGAGCTATCATTAGCTGTTCATAATTTTTTGCTCAAGTGTAACCTTGCTGACCACTTTCATATATTTTATAAAAATCCAGGTTACAAGGCCATCCAATTTCCAGGATTTCTACATATATGCATTTCGTTATTGCCTCACAGGTATTGTTGCTTGCTATTGTAAGTTATAACTCCAAAGCAAAGTGATTAAAGTGACTGCTATTTCTGTCAATTTACATAATGATTATGTTTCCTCAGAGGATAAGAAGAAGTGTATAGAAATACCAGTAGCTTGTGAGTTGCTGAATCTAGTATTGGGCTTGCAGTTCCGCCCTCAGGTTGACAAGCTTAATAATTACCTAAAGGTAATGGATTCTACTTTTTTTTCTGTGGTTCTACTCATCCTTTCTTCATTGAGACTCGGTGCTTATTGACATGCTATATTTGAACTGTATTTCAGTACCAAAATGACTACAAGGTGATAAACATGGACCAATGGATGGGATTTATTCGGTTCTGTAATGAGGTCATGTTTTACATTACCAATGTCTCAGCATTTCATTGTTTTAAATTTAAAAGAATAGCTCAACCTTGTAATCCTCTTTGCAATGTTTAGTATTTTCTTTATGCTGTCATTGACACTTGGCATTTGCTTTTTCTAATGCAGATAAACTTCCCATCACTTGACAATTATGATTCAGACCTTGCTTGGCCTTTGATTCTAGACAATTTTGTTGAGTGGCTACGAGAAAATAAAAGCTAGATCTTCTATGCCTGTGGTGGTGAAGATGTCATCCAAAATGTAATATTCAAGAATGTAGGTGACTATATATATCATTGTTTACATTTGTAAGACATCAATTTTGGCCCACCCACTTGTATATACTTTACAGTAGTGCAAACTCACTGATAACTCCCGTACTGAATTATGTGTTTAGTAGCAGTTTTGGGCAGCCACGTTCCATTCCACTTGACTGTTCATGAGTTTTTAGCCAGATTTACAAATATGTCAACTAGTAAAAACAGCTGCTTAAATTTACTATAAGCAGGGAACTCTCCTCCTCTCTCTTTCTATGTACAAATTCTCTTTGCTCATTACGATTTGCTATGCTGTAGTTTCAGCACCCTGGAGGCTTTAGAGGATGCAGATTCGGCTTGTTTCCGATTGCTTCGGTGGAGGCTGCTCCCAGAAATTATCATCAAGCCTTCTCGTGTCACCTTTTGATTTTGCACATTTTTAAACTGGAAACGGTCTGCATCTGTCTGAAAAATTTGCATCAGCATGCTATATTTAATGGCCATGTCATGTTAAATCAGTCTTGGTATAGTATTTTAAGAACTTGCAAGTTGCAAATATTTCCATTGG
This DNA window, taken from Miscanthus floridulus cultivar M001 chromosome 13, ASM1932011v1, whole genome shotgun sequence, encodes the following:
- the LOC136500398 gene encoding uncharacterized protein, with translation MRRGSKKSSSSAATASAGAEQVNEKQNRKRKGVSTNLTSRKAQRGPTKAVSKEVERIDQFFYTYADNSSGMIDPEGIETLCSHLEVPHTDVRILMLAWKMGCEKQGYFTLDEWRAGLKALRADSISKLKKAFPELVQEVTRPSNFQDFYIYAFRYCLTEDKKKCIEIPVACELLNLVLGLQFRPQVDKLNNYLKYQNDYKVINMDQWMGFIRFCNEINFPSLDNYDSDLAWPLILDNFVEWLRENKS